gagaaAGGTATAAGAatatgaatattgtttttttagagtttattttttcacattccattttctaaaaatatttatagaagTTAGGGTTTTGGTGGAAAAGAtgataaataagattttttttttttatatataaagcagcccctttattttctctataattcacttatttatttataacctataaattttgtcttcttttcagTTACTTGATTTCCTATTCAATTTCACTTTGatctctaatttttctttttacaaattcagccccttgttttttttctttgtattttaatcttttttttgtattttgaattttttgaaaaaataatgtttatgtAGATtcgataaaaacatattttttaaaattttattttaaaaaaaagaaatcaacaagaacaaataataattgaaaattacaaaaacaatcatGTTAAAgacaaaaatgaattgaaaactcatttttctgaactggttttgctttttttgaattttttaaaaatgagataaaaaatcaacttatatatattaaattatgaataaaatataaattatatatatcaaatgtcCAATATATAAACATAACTCGTACATATCATATACATGAATGCATAATAATAAAAGGTCCAGCTGGATTTCTTTAAAAAGTGGGGCCAACAGTTTCTTCCCTTCGGCCATTAAGCCTTGAATAGCAAGACCTTAAAATTTGAAtgattgatatatttattacaTTGATGGAACCATATGATCCTTTAGTTTAATCCAGGCCATTGTCTTCCCCTTCGGCTCATTTTGGTTTTCAAGATGATGATCATGGAAGCTATCCCTTCATATTCCATAGGCGTTCAGGGCAAAACCTGAACAACAAATCAATTTCACTGGTCTATTTTACAAGCATCTTTCCCCCcctattttatccttttcttctcaAAATTGTCAATGACTATTTACCATGAGAATCAGCGAATGAGGCTACAGCAGTGTACAAATAGCATGCGAAGGATTACTTCATGGTATTCTGGCGTGGTTCCAAAACATAGCCATATCTAACTGCAATTCTGTGCAGCTGATCATACCCAGCAAGTACTCCAGCTCCTGCCACTCCAACAAGCATGTTTGCAGTAACTCCTCGGTATAGTGCTTGAAAACCTTCAAGACGAATGATCTCATGAAAAGCATGCATGGAGTTGCGATACTTTACGGGATTTCCAGAAGTAAGCATCATTCTCCGTCTCAGAGTGTCAAAGGGATAAGCGCAGACTCCAGAAACAGTGGTGATGCTCCAACCTAACAAGAAACTAGCAAAGAAATTCCCCTGAAAAATACACCAACAATAAGCATAGTACTCAGATGTAATTAATTACATGAGCTGACAAGAAATAGCATCACATGTACACCCTCAAATTCATAGATATGTTAACTGTAAGCAGAATTATTACTAGTCATCAGGAAATAAACCCACTGAAGAGTTAGATGTTTTGAGCATGATGAGGTTTTATGAAGAACTTGCCAATAGCTTTCAATCAGATGCCTGGAATCATgattcattaaaaattttaatgtccAGCACGGACACTATCTAGCACCACATGTTAATGATCCTGCAAtgctaaaaaatcaattcatgtaACAAAATCTAGAAACACAGTTAAAATTCAAAGGTGACATGAAAATCAAGTCCATTTTCTAACAGAGAACACCCTAGCTAGGTCCACAAGCAAAGGCAGATGTGTTACCTCAAAAGATCCCACCAAAATGATTGGCTTCATGGTGTCATAGATACCAAAATACATGCCTCTGTAAAGACTAATTCCCATTATTGAAACCCCAAATCCCCTATACAGACCTAAAATTCCATCACTTGACAAAGTTTTTCTGTATACATCAAATAACCCTCTAAACTGGTGTTGACCATTTATCGGGCACTCTCTAGAATCAGTTCCTAGACGGGTACGTGCATAATCCAAATGATACAGAAACAATGACGTTGTTGCCCCAGCTGCACTTCCAGAAGCAACATTTGCGGTAAACCACTTTATGTAACCATCTTTCTCTTTTGAGCATCCAATAAGGCCCTTGAAGTAACCTTTGAATGCAAAATTGAAAGCCTATGGATAATCGAACATCTCTCAGTAATTAAATTAGACAGGAACATAAATTGCAAATAAGAAACTATGATATAagaaaaatcttaaacaaaagTGCAAGTCAGCAAACTTCAgtagaaaacaattaaatcacTCAATCCTTTTGATATGAATGTTTGGCACAAAGCTGCATATGGTATTTCAGTAGTCACAAGCACAACCATAAAACAAAAGTTAACGCAGTCATGCTTAAAGTGTTTTAATTCAGTGTATAAAATTTCAAACATGAACTTAGCATTAAACAATAGTGATTACTAATTAGCGTATAAATGGCAAGATAAGCCTGTTTTGATCTCAAGATCTAAAAACCAATGATACAGAAAATTGAAATGATGTTATGaggtcttttttcttcttcaatttggtGTCAAGTAGTCTTGAGTATGGAAAGTGTGTATTTTCAAGAGAGAGAATCGTATGATATGTTTGGGATCTTTGGTGATAAGTATCTGCATCTGAAAATCTCTTAATGCTTGATTGTTGGGTAGGGTGGAATTATGCAGGATTATATTgccatttttttaagaaatacaaGATGCTCATCGAAGAATTAGGGTCTAAGCTTCAGCAATAAAATGGAGAAACTAAAACAAGATGCGCACGATGACCTgctgaaaaaaagaataacaggGAAACCCAAACACAGTTTAGATCTAAAAGACAGACAAActggaaaaatcaaaattcagtCATCTTAAGAAGATCTTAGAATGTGCATGTAATgctataaaaataactaaaatagaaTCAGTTTGGGGAAATGAAAACTAAAACAGTATCTATTTGGTGTAAAACCCCTCGGTTCATCAATCTTCTGGATACCATTTTATCCTTGCAAACAATTAAGCAATTTTCTGAGAATATAGCTTCtttggttaaattgaaaaggattttatGGAGGTTCTTCTTTGAGGCCCATTGCATCACTTTCACATGGTAGAACAGGAGGAATGTCTAATAGCAGAACATCGAATACCAAATGCAGTTGAAGGATGCAGTTCTTATCCATGGCTTATTTATAATCATACAGGCCTGCCTCTTCACACAAAGAATCTCATCCACACCATGGAGGCACTTTATATCTTTATTGGATAAAACCACACCAAGGAAGCAGAAACCATAAACTTTACTGAACTCAACTCAACTCATTTAAACAAACTGTAAAGAGTTtgatcaaatttcaaaaatatacatCAGTCATAGTTAGAAAGAGAACAGACTTGAGTCTTTTCATTCAACAAATGAGCCACCAGCAGTCATAAGCTTTCAGAAAGCACAAAATTCCCTTCCTCCAAGATATATCTAGTGTAACAGTCCATTACACTGCCACTAGCTATCAAACTGAGCCATAACCTCTTATGGTTTGAGTTAGTTAAATTAAAGTATGAGCATCGAGTAACAGAGATGGGGCACTTAAGTATGATAATTATAGCTATAAACCCAAACTTAATAGAAGTTTGATAAAATTGCTGCCCTTTTAACTTTGAAGTATCAACTGTCAAAAGAAGGTTCAAGCCTCACAGTACAGAAGTGTAAGGAGTATGTTGGGTTTTGTGGTAAGAAAGGTTTCTACATTGTCTTTTATatctattaaattcaaaaaagaaagaaaaagtgaGTATCAATGAAAAAGATGGTGAAGGAAAGAGAAGAACCTGAGTAGGGAAATATCGAATGATGTTGGCCTGATTACCTCTCCAAAACGAAAAAAGACCTTCTTCTCTAAAAACCCTTTTGAAACAATCACGAACCCCCGTGTAAGGTGTTTTGAGTTGGCCTCTCTTAATCATCTCTCCTTGATTTTGCAACAAAAGCTTCACTCTTTCAATTGGTGCTGCAGCGCTCTTTGATACTATTGCTGCCGCTCCTCCGATTACAAATTCTGCAGAAAATTTCTCAGATTTTGATTTCGCCCCCatttcctctcctctcctctcttccGGCCCTTCAGATGTTGTGATATATGCAAATTCAGCAACAATAAtaaaggatttacaaagaaagaaaggggaTAGAGACATAACCTGTAACTTCTGAATTGGGAAATTTCTCGATCATGAGAAAGAAGCTCTGAGAGAGAGAGTCTTCTTTCGTTCTTGCAGATTGAGAATTCTTAGGAGCTGGCAATTTGAGAGGTCGATCTTAATCtctgacataaaaaatatatgacacACATTTCAATTTTCTCCCTCAAGTTTCGATGCTTTATCAATAAATTCCCCAAACTATATTCTTGCTTAGACAACCCCGCATAGTTTTTAGGAGAATTAAATTATGAGCCTGGccattgaaatttttgttttgttggctTATGATTTGATTATAGTTGACACGTTATAGGTTAGGCTTATTAGTACActagattttgaaaatatttttaaaggtaggaaaaaaaatgaaaaaaaaaacccatctttAAATTAGATCCAGCATATGTACATAAAGCAAGCTCACtcgtgagtttatttttattttatacttgaaTATATGACCTTTTAACTTGTTCAAAGGATTCtcttattttaacatattaattaagaaaaaaacattaattctcCTTAGTGTTGAAAGTGATGATGtttaaaactaaagaaacataaaataaaataaaaggttatttGGTGTTTTGAGATAGTAATTGATTAATATATTAAGTATTTGGATTTCTTCTCAATTAAAAGAATTCTAAATTCATTAAGATGGTTTTGAATACTTATAAGAGAAACAATCCAAATTAGGAGAGCTTTAAGATCCTCTAATAATAAAGTCAATGTCTTATAAAATATCCAAGTAGTAGAGAATTGGAAAAGAGTGAATCTTTCTTAAAAAGCTTTTAAGATGATGTACTTATAGCCTATAATTCTtgtctttatataaaaaagaaaggcatGCAATGTAATTTTCTTGATGGTACTGTAAGGGGGGGTTAAATATCTCTACTTTATAAGAATATAATGGGTCTTTAAGGACTCCAATACATCTAAAAATGTGTAGAGAGACTAGATTTTAAGACGTCAATTAGCTAGTAAAGAGAGTAGAGTTTAAGAcgtcaaaaacaaaatagactAGTCGATTACTCCTCTAGATACGCCATAGGAGGACAACAATTATATTGGACTTGGCTGTTTGGCAAGTTTAATTGCTTTGGGTCTGACATGTGTGCCACACCTACGCTATCTTGTGCTTGGCACATTGCCAAGCCCAAGCACCTTGGATTTCACTAAATGCCAAGTCCAAGCATACTAGATATGGCATTCATGTCAGACCCATGCTACATTGGACTTAGTGTACTACCAATTCCAAGCGTCTTAAACTTGGCTACCTATCAAGTCTAAGTGTATTGAGTCTAGCATGCGTTATAGACCCACACTACATTGGACTTGGCGCACTATTAAGTCCAAGCATAGTAGGTCAGGCATACATGCTAGACCCACGCTACCTTGGACTTGGCGCACTATTAAATCCAAGCGTATTAGGTCAGGCATACATGTCAAACCTATGCTACCTTGGACTTGGTACATTGCCAAATCCAAGCATATTTGGTTTGGCACACTACCTTGGACTTGGCGTACTACTAAGTCCAAGCGTATTGGGTCAGGCAAGCATGCTACACCCATACCACCTTGGACTCAATGCACTATCAAGTCCAAGCATATTCTATTTGGCATGCATGCCAAACCCACGCTACCTTGGACTTGGCGTACTGTCGTTTCCAAGTGTATTGAGTCTGGCATACATGTCATACCAATGCTACCTTGGACTAGGCTGGCCACCAAGTTCAAGCGTATTGGGTCTGGTAGGCGTGCCAGATCCATGCTACCATGGACTTGGCGTAGTGGCAAGTCCAAACGCCTTGGACTTAAATAACTGTTAAGTCCAAGTGTATTGGGTTTAGCATGTGTGCCAAAGCCACACTACTTAGGACTTCGCATACAGCCAAGTCCAAGCATACTAAGTCTGGCATACAAGCACCTACACCACCTTAGACTAAGTTAACTGCCAAGTCCAAGTGCTTTGTGTTCGACATATGTGCCAAATCCATACCTtcacaataaataaatcaaattggctCATTAGTTGCCCCTCAAGcctttaatatgttattttacatttaaagGCTTAAAAGAGTGGAGTTGACAATTTACCAATAAGTGTCTCATCACCCTTTAAAGATAAAAGGCGGAAGGTGTTTACATACCTAGCggatattatataataataacatatattttcGCACTCTATGGTTATTGGCCCTCTTTAATGTTCTATTTTCTCTGGGGACAATTCTTAATTGTTTGTTTGTACAACACCATGTTGGGATTGTTACTTTTAGAGAGATTATATCGTCTCTAGTAAGTAAATATGTATATAACATTGAGAAGACTACGTCCATCCTTTAGAAATTGGTGCATATAACACTAGAAAGACTCCATCCATACCTTGGAGATTAGtacatataacataaaaaaatattcatacatGAAAAGTTACATTCCTATGCattataatacatttttaaatgatCTGACTGCCAGGCATGAAGAATATTTTTACCTTCCATTTCCTATAAATGGTAGGTGCTGGCCTTGATCACTCTTATAATTCTGAAAAGACCATCCCATTTCGAGGGTAGTTTTCCTTTGCCTTCTTTGTTATTCGTGGCCTCTAACTTTTTGAGTATTAAATCTCCATATTTGAACTTTCTATTCTTAACCTTGAGATTATGATACTGAGTGGTTTTAAGTCTATAGACTTCATTCCTAATTGCAGCTGTTATATATGATTCTTCTAGAAAATTAAGATTAATTCTAATACCTTGTTCATTGCTTGTTGTGGTGTAATGAATTACCCGATGACTTGGACACCTGATTTTCAACTGGAATCATAGATTATGTTCCATACATGAGGAGAAATGGTGTTTCGCCAGTAGAtgtcttttggatcattctatAGGCCTATAAAATTCCATTCAACAATTCTACCCATCTAACTTGGCTTCCTTAATCTTTTTCTTCAGTCCACTCAATAGACCTCTGTTAGTTAATTCAACTTGATCGTTTGTCTGAGGATGTGATACTGAGGAAACATGTTGATTAATATGAAGTCTTTGGCATTGTTCTCTTATTTGATGGTTATTGAATTGTATGTCATTATTTGTGATCAACACTTTAGGAAGCTCAAAATGGCATATGATGTTTttctaaaagagaaaaaactacTTTGCTAGTGGTTATTTTTGTTAGAGCTTCTGCTTTAACCCATTTAGTAAAATAATCCACAGCTACTAAGACAAACTGTCTTCCACCTGTGGCCTTGGGAAAAGGACAAGCTCTAGAAACTATTTCGGTGATGGTTTCTGAGTGCGCAGCGACCTAGTTTTCCTTGACTCTTTTTGAGACAATAGATGCAATGTGCACCGTCGAATCCATTTGTCAGCCTTGGAAATAGTTTTAGTGACAATTTCTAAGGGAGCAGGGACCCAGTTTTCCTTAACCTTTTATGAGACAACAGGGGTTGTGTGGGCTAACGTATCCATGTGTCAGCACTGGTAAAcaatttcggtgatgatttctgagtgggTAGGGACCCAATTTTCCTGGACTCATTATGAGACAACAGGGGATATTTGCGCTGACGAATCCATGCGTAAGCTCTGGAAAtagtttcggtgatgatttcagAGTGCGCAGCGATCTAGTTTTCCTTGACTCTTTCTGAGTTAACAAGGGCTGCGTGGGCTGATGAATCCATGCGTCAGCACTGGAAACAAATTTGATTATGATTTCTAAGTGGGAAGCTATGCAATTTTCATTGACTCTTTTTGAGACTACAAGGAAGTATGCGCTGTCAAATCCATGCGTCAGCTCTGGAAACTGTTTCAATGATGGTTTCTAAGTGCGTAGTGACCCAGTTTTCCTTGACTCTTTCTGAGACAATAGATGTAGAGTGCGCCATCGAATCCATTTGTCAGCCTTGGAAATAGTTTCAGTGACAATTTCTAAGGGCGCAGCGACCCAGTTTTCCTTAACCTTTTATGAGATAACAAAGGCTATGTGGGCTAACGTATCCATGTGTTAACATTGGTAAATAgttttggtgatgatttctaAGTGGGCTGCGACCCAGTTTTCCTTGACTCTTTATGAGACAACAAGGGCTGTGTGCGCTGACGAATCCATGCATTAACTTTAGAACTAGTTTCGGTGATGCTTTATGAGTGGGCAGTGACCTAGTTTTCCTTGATTACTTATGAGTCAACAGGGGCTGTGTGGGCTGACGAATCCATGCGTCAGCACTGAAAAcaatttcggtgatgatttctgattGGGCAGCGACCTGGTTTTCCTTGATACTTTTTGAGACAACAAAGGCTGTATGCGTTATCGAATCCATGTGACAGCTCTGAAAATAGTTTCAATGATGATTTTTGATTGGGTAACAACCCCATTTTCCTTGACTCTTTATGAGATAACAGGGGCTATGTGTGCTAACGAATCCATTCGTCAGCTCTGGAACTAGTTTCGGTGATGTTTTTTGAGTGGGTAGCGACCTGGTTTTCAATGACTATTTCTGAATCAATAGGGGTTTTGTGGGCTGACTAATACATGTGTCAGCTTTGGAAAAAattttggtgatgatttctaAGTGGGAAGCAACCAATTTTTCAATGACTCTTTCTAAGTCAAAAGGGATTGTGTGGCTGTCAAATTCATATGGCAGCTTTggaaataattttgatgatgCTTTTTGAGTGGGCATCGACCCAGTTTTCCTTGACTCTTTCTAAGTCAACAGGGGTTGTGTTGGTTGACGAATCTATGTGTCAGTTCTGGAAACAATTTCGGTTATAATTTTTGAGTTGGTAGCTACTTAGTTTTCCTTGACTCTTTTTGAGACAACAGGGAAGTGTGCGTTGTCGAATCCATACGTCAGCTCTGGAACCAATTTCGGTGACGCTTTGTGAGTGGGCAGTGACGCGGTTTTCCTTGATTATTTTTGTGGCAACAATGGCTATGTGCGCTATCGAATCCATATGTTAGCTCTTGAAACAAttttggtgattattttttagtagGTAGCGACCCTATTTTCCTTGACTCTTTATGAGTCAACGGGGGTTGTGTCGGCTGACGAATCCATGTGCAAGCACTGGAAAACAATTTAAGTGATGATTTCTAAGTGGGCAGCGACATAGTTTTCCTTGACTCTTTTCTAGTCTACAGGGGTTGCGAGGGTTGACGAATTGGTCTGTCAACTCTGGAAATAGTTTCGGTGACGCTTTCTAAGTGGGTAGTGACCCAGTTTTCCTTGACTCTTTCTGAGTGAATAGGGGTTGTGTGGGTTGACAAATCTATGCGTCAggattggaaaaatattttgtagATGATTTCTGAATTGGTAGCTACTCCATTTTCCTCGACTCTTTATGAGACAACAAAGGTTATGTGTGCTATCAAATCCATGCGTCAGCTCTAGAAAAAgttttggtgatgatttctgaaTGGGCAGCAACCCAAATTTCCTTTTCTATGGGCTGTGTGCGTTGCCGATTCCATGCATTAGCTCTGGATACAATTTCGATAATGATTTCTAGGTGACCAGCAACCCGGTTTTCATTGACTCTTTCCTAGTCAACATGCGTTGTGTGGGCTGATGAATCCGTGCGTCACTCTAGAAGCAATTTCAGTGACGTATTCTGACTGGACATCAACCTAGTTTTCCTTCACTCTTTCTAAGTCAATAGGGGTTGTGTGGGCTAACAAATCCATGCGTCAGCACTGGAAAAATATTTCTTGACTCTTTCTGAGACAACAGCGGCTTTGTGCACAGTC
The genomic region above belongs to Populus alba chromosome 12, ASM523922v2, whole genome shotgun sequence and contains:
- the LOC118049073 gene encoding ADP,ATP carrier protein ER-ANT1, which translates into the protein MIEKFPNSEVTGPEERRGEEMGAKSKSEKFSAEFVIGGAAAIVSKSAAAPIERVKLLLQNQGEMIKRGQLKTPYTGVRDCFKRVFREEGLFSFWRGNQANIIRYFPTQAFNFAFKGYFKGLIGCSKEKDGYIKWFTANVASGSAAGATTSLFLYHLDYARTRLGTDSRECPINGQHQFRGLFDVYRKTLSSDGILGLYRGFGVSIMGISLYRGMYFGIYDTMKPIILVGSFEGNFFASFLLGWSITTVSGVCAYPFDTLRRRMMLTSGNPVKYRNSMHAFHEIIRLEGFQALYRGVTANMLVGVAGAGVLAGYDQLHRIAVRYGYVLEPRQNTMK